A window from Marinagarivorans cellulosilyticus encodes these proteins:
- a CDS encoding DUF1588 domain-containing protein, producing the protein MYRFPFCIFKPTAFLASLFLLTSCGSEVERETPSNGGPQLAATSSSNVFVASSSSSAVISSSSPAVSSEPAVVQKSPKAIIEAQCVNCHMSDIHDEWSSFDEQQWLAATAESGEHLIDPINPGDSLFLRRVRFYAASNSNLSLTEEFTTQDYEKLVVWVTDIAAEFVPISSSSVAQSSSSLPAAVSSASVISSISDVSSSSVSSAVASSLPVAASSLANSSDVATSSEAGESSSSSLVASSTAPEASSVSEISSSSLPVVSSSSSVDASSSASSEVAELTAIEIIDQQCASCHMGLHSVWSDYDESAWLEATTLLGSQLIVTDDILASPLLTRISFYEGEASNMPPENSDQAATFTQEDYDTIKAWLLTLSTESSASSGAEPSSSAASVSSEVSSSSEASLAQSSSVNTVSESSASVQSSALAISSQSSAVSSSSDQGVSSVASSMAETMSSSSSSSVLSSSSVDGISSSMASSSSEASSSSVAPTALEVLDAQCASCHLGLHMAWSVYDDSAWLSAKTFDGNPLIVPENILSSPLLTRMSFYAGEDSDMPPSTSDQAATFGVDDYEIVKAWLLTLAEEAVSSEAEQSSSTQSSSVASSSSEASEVSSSSSASLASSSIASSADSSSALAISSSSSEVMSSSVAVQSSSLAASSVAVESSSSSVSSSSSVDSAAALEIIEAFCTSCHFGLHRSWSDYDSDEAWRLAQANNGESYIDPLSPEDSFLLSRIKFYGGEDADMPLDNAAQSAPFTRDHYETLVAWVKSFGVKEPDPITDGTVAVSDVEFTELGVNLGLSCEVDETLQLHLRDPARVELTPIADYLGVTSREDGVTLMMADELAVQMDDGTFIINGEGIDLWASNIFFNALAMPIEDGALDLTLDVLSVNGIEHDFAKVGLLVTDGDDLSGQMVFIHWSGRQGLAEDSGVGVLNGYRRIVANPVEGEVTPTPARLRVAYENDTLKIGGCYDCETPAVGLPKTLNFEPKQVYIVASSHTEGMIQARLGLMDAYSDEGKYAKIHEESVTCVDGTANVTIAASGLDDLERLHVEFYRGDSLVAASSVVKEFSEMASCELQDELLEPKLRRLSQTQIKNSIVDIFGDRFAADIWPDMEDGAKLIGMNNTADRLNVNNLNMERLLETSKAVVSTALASEPTVLACAQAANDACVLDVVQIYGKRLWRRPLSTAEVTEFTAALADIADNESQLEFAINALFMSANFLFRSEIGVLENNAQALTNYEIVSILSYAVLNTTPDDTLLALADKASPLTVQELQQQVTRLLDDDRASAAMMEVYKDYLKLDLVLSRPKDDSFNFTETVRADVLASAEQMLIDNIASGASVVGVFGGSDYYLNSNIDYLFNADVEHAALAKTTLDATERSGVLNHPAFLSVHSTLAKSGIVKRGVFALEQLLCQELPDPPDDVMPVPVPDGIDVLLTSERNLLQMTHSAQAACISCHQVIDPAGFGFENFDSIGRYRTVEKDVVAIDASGVLDNVGEHVLMYSTSAEYSEALMASPQMSGCVSRRFLENFLGQDLERNACELEKYQHHLGEGDGSVSALLNTLIQLESFGKRKQGQ; encoded by the coding sequence ATGTATAGGTTCCCTTTCTGCATTTTCAAACCTACGGCGTTTCTCGCATCATTATTTTTGCTGACGAGCTGTGGTAGTGAGGTAGAGCGCGAAACCCCTTCCAATGGTGGCCCGCAGTTGGCGGCAACTTCGTCCAGTAATGTTTTTGTAGCGAGCTCTAGCAGCTCGGCTGTAATCAGTAGCTCCTCGCCAGCGGTAAGTAGTGAGCCCGCCGTTGTTCAAAAAAGCCCAAAAGCCATTATTGAAGCGCAGTGTGTTAATTGCCATATGAGCGATATACATGATGAATGGTCTAGCTTTGACGAGCAACAGTGGTTGGCTGCCACGGCTGAAAGTGGCGAGCACCTTATCGACCCTATTAACCCCGGGGATTCATTATTCCTTAGGCGGGTTCGTTTTTATGCGGCATCCAACTCAAATCTCTCTCTAACAGAAGAATTCACCACTCAGGATTATGAAAAACTTGTCGTTTGGGTGACTGATATTGCAGCGGAATTTGTTCCTATTAGCAGCAGTTCGGTGGCTCAAAGTTCGAGTAGCTTGCCAGCCGCAGTAAGTAGCGCTTCTGTTATTAGTAGTATTTCAGATGTAAGTAGCTCAAGTGTATCGAGTGCAGTTGCATCAAGTTTACCGGTCGCTGCCAGCTCTTTAGCTAATTCCTCGGATGTGGCCACAAGCAGTGAGGCTGGCGAGTCGAGCAGTTCATCCTTAGTCGCCTCTTCTACAGCTCCGGAGGCTTCTTCTGTATCTGAAATATCGTCCAGTAGTTTGCCGGTAGTGTCTTCATCTTCTTCCGTGGATGCTTCGTCCAGTGCATCCTCTGAGGTTGCAGAATTAACCGCAATCGAAATTATTGATCAGCAATGCGCAAGCTGCCATATGGGCTTGCACTCGGTATGGTCTGATTATGATGAATCTGCTTGGCTAGAAGCTACAACCTTATTGGGTAGCCAACTAATTGTTACTGACGATATTCTCGCCTCGCCACTGCTTACGAGAATAAGCTTTTATGAGGGGGAAGCCTCAAACATGCCTCCTGAAAACAGCGATCAGGCGGCAACCTTTACGCAGGAAGATTACGATACGATTAAAGCTTGGTTACTTACGCTATCCACGGAGTCAAGTGCGAGCAGTGGGGCGGAGCCTTCCTCTAGTGCTGCTAGTGTCTCAAGTGAGGTAAGTTCAAGTTCAGAGGCTTCTTTAGCGCAATCGAGCTCCGTAAATACAGTGAGTGAATCTTCGGCGAGTGTGCAAAGTAGTGCATTGGCAATAAGCTCCCAGAGCAGTGCAGTGTCAAGTTCTTCTGATCAGGGGGTTAGCAGTGTCGCTAGTAGTATGGCTGAGACTATGAGCAGTTCGTCATCTTCGAGCGTACTTTCCTCATCCAGCGTTGATGGTATCTCCTCGAGTATGGCATCGAGTTCGTCAGAAGCGTCTTCTTCATCGGTTGCGCCTACAGCGTTGGAAGTATTAGATGCTCAGTGTGCGAGTTGCCATTTAGGTTTGCACATGGCGTGGTCTGTTTACGATGACTCAGCTTGGTTGTCTGCTAAAACTTTTGACGGCAACCCCTTGATTGTGCCTGAAAATATTTTGTCATCCCCATTACTCACAAGAATGAGCTTTTATGCTGGGGAAGACTCCGATATGCCCCCTAGCACAAGTGATCAGGCAGCAACGTTTGGCGTGGACGATTACGAAATAGTCAAAGCTTGGCTGCTGACTCTAGCCGAAGAGGCGGTTAGTAGTGAGGCTGAACAATCATCAAGTACACAGAGTAGCTCCGTAGCTTCAAGCAGTTCAGAGGCCAGCGAAGTTAGTTCTAGTAGCTCGGCCTCGCTTGCGTCATCCAGTATTGCGTCTTCTGCGGATTCTAGTAGCGCTTTGGCAATTAGCTCTAGTTCTTCAGAAGTTATGTCTTCTTCTGTTGCCGTACAAAGTAGCTCGTTGGCAGCTAGTAGCGTTGCTGTCGAGTCTTCAAGTAGTTCGGTATCGTCTAGTTCTAGCGTTGATTCAGCAGCGGCTTTGGAAATCATCGAGGCTTTCTGTACGAGTTGCCACTTTGGGCTTCACAGGAGTTGGTCGGACTATGATTCTGACGAGGCTTGGCGCTTAGCTCAGGCGAACAACGGTGAAAGTTACATCGACCCACTATCGCCAGAAGACTCTTTCTTGTTAAGCCGCATTAAGTTCTATGGTGGTGAAGATGCTGATATGCCGCTGGATAATGCTGCGCAATCAGCACCTTTTACGCGGGATCATTACGAGACCTTGGTAGCGTGGGTTAAGTCATTTGGCGTGAAAGAGCCGGATCCGATTACTGATGGTACGGTCGCTGTTAGTGATGTCGAATTTACTGAGTTAGGCGTTAATCTCGGATTAAGCTGTGAAGTGGATGAGACTCTTCAGTTACATTTACGCGATCCCGCGCGAGTGGAGCTGACGCCTATTGCCGATTATTTGGGCGTTACTTCAAGGGAGGATGGAGTAACCTTGATGATGGCGGATGAGCTCGCTGTTCAGATGGATGATGGTACGTTCATCATTAATGGCGAAGGTATTGATTTGTGGGCTAGCAATATCTTTTTCAACGCCCTAGCAATGCCGATTGAAGACGGCGCCTTAGATTTAACCTTGGATGTCCTTTCTGTTAATGGTATCGAGCACGATTTTGCCAAGGTGGGCTTATTGGTCACTGATGGTGATGATTTGTCGGGGCAAATGGTGTTTATTCATTGGTCTGGTCGCCAAGGCTTAGCGGAAGATAGTGGTGTAGGTGTATTGAATGGCTATCGCCGTATTGTGGCAAACCCCGTTGAAGGCGAGGTGACACCAACACCTGCGCGCTTGCGCGTTGCCTACGAGAACGACACCTTAAAAATAGGCGGCTGCTATGATTGCGAGACGCCAGCGGTGGGCCTCCCCAAAACACTCAATTTTGAGCCTAAGCAGGTTTACATTGTGGCCTCCTCGCATACCGAAGGCATGATTCAGGCGCGCTTGGGCTTGATGGATGCGTATTCTGACGAGGGGAAATACGCCAAGATTCACGAAGAATCGGTGACTTGTGTGGACGGTACGGCCAATGTCACGATTGCCGCTAGTGGGTTAGACGATCTTGAGCGTTTACACGTCGAGTTTTACCGCGGCGACAGCCTTGTAGCGGCGTCTTCGGTAGTGAAAGAGTTTTCTGAAATGGCGAGTTGTGAACTGCAGGATGAGCTATTAGAGCCCAAGCTGCGCCGTTTATCGCAAACGCAAATTAAAAACTCAATCGTCGATATTTTCGGCGATCGTTTTGCTGCTGATATTTGGCCTGATATGGAAGATGGCGCTAAGCTGATTGGCATGAATAACACCGCCGACCGCTTAAATGTTAACAACCTTAATATGGAGCGCTTGCTCGAGACATCGAAGGCTGTGGTAAGTACCGCGCTAGCCTCTGAGCCTACTGTGCTGGCGTGTGCGCAAGCGGCGAACGATGCCTGCGTGTTGGATGTTGTTCAAATTTACGGTAAGCGCTTGTGGCGCCGGCCGTTGTCGACTGCCGAGGTCACAGAGTTCACCGCGGCACTGGCAGATATTGCCGACAACGAAAGCCAATTAGAGTTTGCCATTAATGCATTATTTATGAGTGCCAACTTCCTGTTTCGCAGCGAGATTGGGGTGCTTGAAAATAATGCGCAAGCACTCACGAACTACGAAATTGTCAGCATATTATCTTACGCGGTATTAAATACTACGCCGGACGATACCTTGTTGGCATTGGCCGATAAAGCCTCACCACTGACTGTGCAAGAACTGCAGCAGCAAGTCACGCGGTTGCTTGATGATGATCGCGCCAGTGCGGCCATGATGGAAGTGTACAAAGATTACCTCAAATTAGACTTGGTGCTTTCACGGCCTAAAGATGACAGCTTTAACTTTACCGAAACCGTCAGGGCAGATGTTTTAGCCAGTGCCGAGCAAATGTTAATTGATAACATTGCCAGTGGTGCTAGCGTGGTGGGTGTCTTTGGGGGGAGTGACTATTACCTTAACAGCAATATCGACTACCTCTTTAATGCCGATGTTGAGCATGCCGCGCTAGCAAAAACCACATTGGATGCGACTGAGCGTAGCGGGGTATTGAATCACCCAGCCTTTTTGTCCGTGCACTCAACATTGGCAAAATCCGGTATTGTGAAGCGTGGCGTCTTTGCCTTAGAGCAATTACTGTGTCAGGAATTACCCGATCCGCCTGATGATGTTATGCCTGTTCCCGTACCCGATGGCATTGATGTGCTATTAACCTCAGAGCGCAACTTACTGCAAATGACACACAGCGCCCAGGCGGCGTGTATCAGCTGCCACCAAGTCATCGATCCAGCAGGCTTTGGATTTGAAAACTTCGATTCTATTGGCCGTTATCGCACGGTTGAAAAAGACGTTGTTGCAATTGACGCATCGGGCGTGCTCGATAATGTGGGCGAGCATGTCTTGATGTACAGCACCAGTGCGGAATATTCCGAAGCCTTAATGGCGTCACCGCAAATGAGCGGGTGTGTGTCGCGCCGCTTCCTGGAAAACTTTTTAGGGCAAGATCTCGAGCGCAACGCCTGTGAGCTGGAAAAATACCAGCACCACTTGGGTGAAGGTGACGGCAGCGTAAGCGCGCTGTTAAATACATTGATTCAGCTCGAAAGTTTCGGCAAGCGCAAGCAAGGTCAATAG